From the Daphnia magna isolate NIES linkage group LG3, ASM2063170v1.1, whole genome shotgun sequence genome, one window contains:
- the LOC123470393 gene encoding uncharacterized protein LOC123470393, translating to MLRVWKNICKEFRQLCVGGSANAETVHISNGAINLSSNQDVNSSCIKLYHQTTNGALLLEHGNFTEHQHRSAESNSYYQINHKWNLSKSIFLEICGLSSAVALGWNLSQLRQKHSHLYDFSSNLAKVLTDIALPQLLGGIRLTINDVCSSSSRAFSNVLCNSAKTQDSSTYVNTTTALALSLTEEINQTLEEMVKSLETSSALGLADWQNSVGVQLINSAQKKELSEYDYLIDRLESDRFSAYQEKHSIALRNQANLVVSKALIIWGSATNKA from the exons ATGTTAAGGGTTTGGAAAAATATTTGCAAAG AGTTCAGACAGTTATGTGTTGGAGGTTCTGCAAATGCTGAAACAGTACACATAAGCAATGGCGCTATCAATCTGTCGTCAAATCAAGATGTCAACAGTTCTTGCATTAAACTTTACCATCAAACTACAAATGGCGCTTTATTGTTGGAGCATGGAAACTTCACTGAACACCAGCATAGATCTGCAGAATCCAATTCTTATTACCAAATTAATCATAAATGGAATTTGTCCAAATCAATATTTCTTGAAATATGTGGCTTG AGTTCAGCTGTTGCTTTGGGCTGGAATCTCAGCCAACTGAGGCAGAAACATAGTCACCTTTAtgatttttcatcaaatttggcaaaagtCCTTACAGATATAGCCTTACCCCAGCTTCTTGGTGGAATCAGACTAACTATAAATGATGTATGCTCCAGCTCCAGTAGGGCATTTTCTAATGTGCTTTGTAACAGTGCTAAAACCCAGGATTCAAGCACCTATGTAAATACCACAACTGCCCTTGCATTATCTCTTACAGAAGAAATCAATCAG ACCCTGGAGGAAATGGTTAAAAGTCTAGAAACTAGCAGTGCTCTAGGATTAGCAGATTGGCAAAATTCTGTGGGAGTTCAGCTTATAAATTCAGCCCAGAAGAAAGAACTCTCCGAATATGACTACCTCATCGATCGTCTCGAAAGTGATCGTTTTTCAGCCTATCAAGAGAAGCACTCAATTGCTTTACGGAATCAAGCAAACTTGGTAGTATCAAAGGCGCTTATAATTTGGGGCTCTGCTACGAACAAGGCATAG
- the LOC123470427 gene encoding LOW QUALITY PROTEIN: protein king tubby-like (The sequence of the model RefSeq protein was modified relative to this genomic sequence to represent the inferred CDS: deleted 2 bases in 2 codons): MITTQACQHLFNFSTTHRFQQVELANFEVSVYRLFQQTFQSRKLKRKRTKNRDPTFVRRCIKKKRPRPLSTPIESNNSPSHDRLNYRQGSAIITGSSQLNDIQENLDQFVFQAAPKESQMKCRITRDRKGMDRGLYPTYFLHLEREDGKKIFLLAGRKRKKSATSNYIISTDPTDLSRGGEAFVAKLRSNVFGTHFTLYDDGHKLSSRQELAAIIYGTNVLGFKGPRKMTIIIPAMSIEQQRVDVCSSVEHEGIIDRWKRKMSDDLLQLHNKTPVWNDDTQSYVLNFHGRVTQASVKNFQLVHDDDADYIIMQFGRVAEDVFTMDFRYPMCAVQAFAVALSSFDGKLACE, from the exons ATGATCACAACTCAAGCTTGCCAACATCTGTTCAA TTTCAGTACCACCCATCGATTCCAACAAGTTGAGCTAGCCAATTTCGAAGTTTCAGTTTATCGCCTGTTTCAGCAGACATTTCAGAGCCGGAAACTGAAACGGAAGAGGACCAAGAATCGAGACCCTACCTTCGTAAGGAGGtgcataaagaaaaaaagaccaCGCCCGCTTTCTACACCCATAGAAAGCAATAATTCTCCATCCCAC GATCGTCTGAATTACCGACAGGGTTCCGCCATAATAACTGGATCTTCGCAACTAAACGATATACAGGAGAATTTGGACCAGTTTGTTTTTCAGGCTGCACCGAAAGAATCTCAGATGAAATGCCGCATTACGCGTGATCGAAAG GGGATGGATCGCGGCTTGTATCCAACATATTTCCTACACCTTGAGCGGGAGGATGGCAAAAAGATCTTTCTTCTTGCCGGGcgcaaacgaaaaaaaagtgCAACGAGCAATTACATTATTTCAACGGACCCTACGGATCTTTCTCGAGGAGGGGAAGCGTTCGTGGCGAAACTGCGTTCTAATGTTTTCGGCACCCATTTCACCCTTTACGATGATGGCCACAAATTAAGCAGTCGGCAAGAACTCGCCGCAATTATCTAT GGCACCAATGTACTTGGATTTAAGGGTCCAAGAAAAATGACCATTATTATTCCAGCCATGTCCATCGAGCAACAGCGTGTTGATGTTTGCTCGTCGGTGGAGCATGAAGGCATAATTG ACCGATGGAAACGGAAGATGAGCGACGACCTTCTGCAGCTTCACAATAAAACCCCTGTATGGAACGATGATACTCAGTCATATGTGCTCAACTTCCATGGACGAGTCACTCAGGCGTCAGTGAAGAATTTTCAGTTGGTTCACGACGATGATG CCGACTACATCATCATGCAATTTGGGCGCGTTGCAGAAGACGTGTTCACGATGGATTTTCGCTATCCTATGTGCGCCGTTCAAGCC TTTGCTGTTGCACTGAGCAGCTTCGACGGTAAACTGGCATGCGAGTGA
- the LOC116919662 gene encoding ras-related protein Rab-34 isoform X1: protein MRQSRSATLKMMVDRAPNDRQINKLPPPYLKSSTPYAGSDFRPEVKSACISNRLISAGLKISKVIILGNVAVGKSCLVNRFCHSVFDQNYKATIGVDFEVERFDILQVPFNLQIWDTAGQERFKCIASSYYRGAHAVVVAFDLTNLYSLSSCPAWLEDALKANTVRPLVFLVGTKRDLLSEAAYKHVEDQATRMARALQAEYWCVSSKCGLNVDTFFQRIAALTFNVSVTQECREIDSSKEIGNGLVTLKKTENPIGGMEKRKRLKNDCCNS, encoded by the exons ATGCGTCAATCTCGCTCGGCGACTCTAAAA atgatGGTGGACAGAGCCCCCAATGACCGCCAAATCAACAAGCTTCCTCCGCCCTACTTGAAATCGAGTACACCTTACGCAGGTTCGGACTTCCGTCCGGAGGTCAAGTCAGCGTGCATTTCCAATCGATTGATATCAGCGGGTTTGAAAATATCGAAAGTCATTATTCTGGGAAACGTTGCGGTGGGCAAGTCTTGCCTTGTTAATCG ATTTTGCCATAGCGTCTTTGATCAGAATTACAAGGCAACCATAGGTGTCGATTTTGAAGTTGAAAGATTCGATATTCTCCAAGTGCCTTTCAATTTGCAAAT atgGGATACCGCTGGGCAGGAGAGATTTAAGTGCATTGCCTCGTCTTATTATCGTGGCGCTCATG CGGTTGTTGTTGCGTTTGATTTGACGAATCTCTATTCATTGTCCTCTTGTCCTGCTTGGTTGGAAGATGCGTTGAAGGCTAATACTGTTCGACCTCTCGTGTTTTTGGTTGGTACCAAAAGAGATTTATTG TCAGAAGCTGCCTACAAACATGTCGAAGATCAAGCGACACGCATGGCCCGTGCTCTACAAGCCGAATATTGG TGCGTTTCATCTAAATGCGGATTGAACGTTGATACATTTTTCCAGCGTATTGCGGCTTTAACTTTTAATGTGTCTGTAACACAAGAATGCCGCGAAATTGATTCGTCAAAAGAAATTGGTAACGGTCTTGTTA CTCTGAAGAAAACTGAAAACCCCATAGGCGGTATGGAGAAAAGAAAGCGGTTGAAAAATGATTGTTGCAATAGTTAA
- the LOC116919662 gene encoding ras-related protein Rab-34 isoform X2 yields the protein MMVDRAPNDRQINKLPPPYLKSSTPYAGSDFRPEVKSACISNRLISAGLKISKVIILGNVAVGKSCLVNRFCHSVFDQNYKATIGVDFEVERFDILQVPFNLQIWDTAGQERFKCIASSYYRGAHAVVVAFDLTNLYSLSSCPAWLEDALKANTVRPLVFLVGTKRDLLSEAAYKHVEDQATRMARALQAEYWCVSSKCGLNVDTFFQRIAALTFNVSVTQECREIDSSKEIGNGLVTLKKTENPIGGMEKRKRLKNDCCNS from the exons atgatGGTGGACAGAGCCCCCAATGACCGCCAAATCAACAAGCTTCCTCCGCCCTACTTGAAATCGAGTACACCTTACGCAGGTTCGGACTTCCGTCCGGAGGTCAAGTCAGCGTGCATTTCCAATCGATTGATATCAGCGGGTTTGAAAATATCGAAAGTCATTATTCTGGGAAACGTTGCGGTGGGCAAGTCTTGCCTTGTTAATCG ATTTTGCCATAGCGTCTTTGATCAGAATTACAAGGCAACCATAGGTGTCGATTTTGAAGTTGAAAGATTCGATATTCTCCAAGTGCCTTTCAATTTGCAAAT atgGGATACCGCTGGGCAGGAGAGATTTAAGTGCATTGCCTCGTCTTATTATCGTGGCGCTCATG CGGTTGTTGTTGCGTTTGATTTGACGAATCTCTATTCATTGTCCTCTTGTCCTGCTTGGTTGGAAGATGCGTTGAAGGCTAATACTGTTCGACCTCTCGTGTTTTTGGTTGGTACCAAAAGAGATTTATTG TCAGAAGCTGCCTACAAACATGTCGAAGATCAAGCGACACGCATGGCCCGTGCTCTACAAGCCGAATATTGG TGCGTTTCATCTAAATGCGGATTGAACGTTGATACATTTTTCCAGCGTATTGCGGCTTTAACTTTTAATGTGTCTGTAACACAAGAATGCCGCGAAATTGATTCGTCAAAAGAAATTGGTAACGGTCTTGTTA CTCTGAAGAAAACTGAAAACCCCATAGGCGGTATGGAGAAAAGAAAGCGGTTGAAAAATGATTGTTGCAATAGTTAA
- the LOC123470391 gene encoding protein FAM151B-like isoform X2 — MEPAVHVANRAFPSVADIYPEIGTDLTQVTWAHGVDTRKKLERALRGSVMMIEADVSLGKFKGDPLSSNRPIMAHPPVTASDLTLETFLDMVLDESQYKGIKLDFKSNEVLEQALQIIKSRENRIRVPLWLNADIIQGPVGATTEPLNTDMFLSLTKFYFPTAVISVGWTTKLGKEAGSYTFDHVLKMRDVLTAAQVTAPVTFPVRAALVTTLESRKNMLWLLNQIPGSTITIWSSFGDKVDVPALLDFIDAIGKEFVYIDVQRGLRCQISRYRTFRSASSWLLNTLAIARTGKFSAGTGFLALITYVTCMTSFLPWNADSYTRQ, encoded by the exons ATGGAACCAGCTGTGCATGTGGCTAACCGAGCTTTTCCATCGGTGGCAGATATTTACCCGGAAATTGGAACTGATCTAACCCAAGTGACCTGGGCCCATGGAGTAGACACGAGAAAGAAGCTCGAACGGGCCTTAAGGG GTAGCGTGATGATGATAGAAGCAGACGTTTCTCTTGGAAAGTTTAAGGGCGATCCTCTTTCCTCAAACAGACCAATTATGGCACATCCGCCAGTAACTGCCAGTGATTTGACTCTGGAAACTTTTTTAG ATATGGTTCTTGACGAATCCCAATATAAAGGAATTAAATTGGATTTCAAAAGTAACGAAGTACTTGAACAAGCTCTCCAAATAATCAAAAGTAGAGAAAATAGG ATTCGCGTTCCACTTTGGCTGAATGCAGACATCATTCAGGGACCAGTGGGCGCTACgacagaacctttaaatacggATATGTTTTTGAGCCTCACTAAATTCTACTTTCCCACCGCAGTCATTAGCGTTGGATGGACTACGAA ATTGGGGAAAGAGGCTGGTTCATACACGTTCGACCATGTTCTCAAAATGAGAGATGTCTTAACAGCCGCTCAAGTAACCGCTCCTGTAACCTTTCCTGTTCGTGCTGCCCTAGTGACAACTTTGGAATCTCGGAAAAATATGTTATGGCTCCTTAATCAA ATACCAGGAAGCACGATCACAATTTGGAGTTCTTTTGGCGACAAAGTAGATGTACCTGCGCTACTGGATTTCATAGACGCGATTGGCAAAGAGTTTGTC TACATTGATGTTCAAAGAGGCTTGCGTTGTCAGATCTCCCGCTACAGAACATTCAGGTCGGCATCGTCTTGGTTGCTCAACACATTAGCGATCGCACGAACTGGAAAATTTTCCGCTGGTACAGGTTTTTTAGCGCTGATCACGTACGTGACGTGCATGACTTCCTTCTTGCCATGGAACGCGGATTCGTACACTAGACAATAA
- the LOC123470391 gene encoding protein FAM151B-like isoform X1 — MSHRLVMTVLITCWIVLRTSAFSVQKHENASDLAVDRMEPAVHVANRAFPSVADIYPEIGTDLTQVTWAHGVDTRKKLERALRGSVMMIEADVSLGKFKGDPLSSNRPIMAHPPVTASDLTLETFLDMVLDESQYKGIKLDFKSNEVLEQALQIIKSRENRIRVPLWLNADIIQGPVGATTEPLNTDMFLSLTKFYFPTAVISVGWTTKLGKEAGSYTFDHVLKMRDVLTAAQVTAPVTFPVRAALVTTLESRKNMLWLLNQIPGSTITIWSSFGDKVDVPALLDFIDAIGKEFVYIDVQRGLRCQISRYRTFRSASSWLLNTLAIARTGKFSAGTGFLALITYVTCMTSFLPWNADSYTRQ; from the exons ATGTCACATCGTTTGGTTATGACAGTGCTTATCACATGTTGGATTGTCCTCCGAACCAGTGCCTTTTCAGTTCAAAAACACG AAAACGCTAGTGACTTGGCAGTTGATAGAATGGAACCAGCTGTGCATGTGGCTAACCGAGCTTTTCCATCGGTGGCAGATATTTACCCGGAAATTGGAACTGATCTAACCCAAGTGACCTGGGCCCATGGAGTAGACACGAGAAAGAAGCTCGAACGGGCCTTAAGGG GTAGCGTGATGATGATAGAAGCAGACGTTTCTCTTGGAAAGTTTAAGGGCGATCCTCTTTCCTCAAACAGACCAATTATGGCACATCCGCCAGTAACTGCCAGTGATTTGACTCTGGAAACTTTTTTAG ATATGGTTCTTGACGAATCCCAATATAAAGGAATTAAATTGGATTTCAAAAGTAACGAAGTACTTGAACAAGCTCTCCAAATAATCAAAAGTAGAGAAAATAGG ATTCGCGTTCCACTTTGGCTGAATGCAGACATCATTCAGGGACCAGTGGGCGCTACgacagaacctttaaatacggATATGTTTTTGAGCCTCACTAAATTCTACTTTCCCACCGCAGTCATTAGCGTTGGATGGACTACGAA ATTGGGGAAAGAGGCTGGTTCATACACGTTCGACCATGTTCTCAAAATGAGAGATGTCTTAACAGCCGCTCAAGTAACCGCTCCTGTAACCTTTCCTGTTCGTGCTGCCCTAGTGACAACTTTGGAATCTCGGAAAAATATGTTATGGCTCCTTAATCAA ATACCAGGAAGCACGATCACAATTTGGAGTTCTTTTGGCGACAAAGTAGATGTACCTGCGCTACTGGATTTCATAGACGCGATTGGCAAAGAGTTTGTC TACATTGATGTTCAAAGAGGCTTGCGTTGTCAGATCTCCCGCTACAGAACATTCAGGTCGGCATCGTCTTGGTTGCTCAACACATTAGCGATCGCACGAACTGGAAAATTTTCCGCTGGTACAGGTTTTTTAGCGCTGATCACGTACGTGACGTGCATGACTTCCTTCTTGCCATGGAACGCGGATTCGTACACTAGACAATAA
- the LOC116919655 gene encoding protein SPT2 homolog yields the protein MLLSLRAQDRKSNARVQAMLKRTKSGNKAVLDEAKNSLNTAVTAAGLDVQPDEDDYGYVSHEASAAYKKLIDKYSSTDTSIGSSQKVRSHKELSNAKDRVKNALDKIEEQEGSTQRKKRTHKPIILKEKDNIVKIDNKSRNNDRDVQKKVRPKGLPPEATLSFDQILKLAAAKQHEPIKTEKKIDLPEKKEPESNRLMTKKEKEDLMRRKEEERERQLRKEGKLPPIVPASSAPSVPVKSKEKPATKPVPSKEPMKAPSLLNGKNLKPAPNMGLMNKPVAKPNDQKSLPVKPDSVQRPGASKVAQNKPGPPQMKNQPPKSLPPPQMSRIPQGKGKSLAKPPIGPSRPFPPYRDIRPVERAYKRSMESDEEEDSELDDFIDDGPDDTEDYSKHIQDIFGYNRNRYRIESDDEDECMESSFAQQMKEECISTKIGILEDLEQERLIREEEEAERKSKMASAKRAKIRK from the exons atGTTATTGTCTTTGCGGGCTCAGGATCGCAAGTCAAATGCAAGGGTCCAAGCAATGCTAAAAAGAACCAAGAGTGGGAATAAGGCAGTATTGGATGAAGCCAAGAATTCGCTAAATACAGCTGTTACAGCTGCTG GTCTTGATGTCCAACCAGATGAAGATGATTACGGCTATGTATCTCATGAAGCATCTGCAGCTTATAAAAAGCTTATTGATAAGTACAGTAGCACTGACACTTCCATTGGTAGTTCACAGAAAGTACGGAGTCATAAAGAGTTGAGCAATGCTAAG GATAGGGTAAAAAATGCTCTTGACAAAATTGAAGAGCAGGAAGGTTCAACTCAACGGAAAAAACGCACTCATAAACCCataattttgaaagaaaaggatAACATAGTGAAAATTGATAATAAATCCCGTAATAATGATAGAGATGTACAGAAGAAGGTGCGACCAAAGGGTCTTCCTCCAGAGGCAACTCTGAGTTTTGACCAGATTTTGAAACTAGCTGCAGCAAAGCAGCATGAACCAATaaagactgaaaaaaaaatagatctccctgaaaaaaaggaacccGAATCTAACCGATTAATgaccaagaaagaaaaagaagatctCATGAGAAGGAAAGAGGAGGAACGAGAACGTCAACTACGGAAAGAAGGGAAATTACCCCCTATAGTGCCTGCAAGTTCTGCTCCTTCGGTACCCGTTAAAAGCAAAGAGAAGCCTGCAACCAAACCGGTTCCATCTAAAGAACCCATGAAAGCCCCGAGTTTATTAAATGGCAAAAACCTTAAACCGGCACCGAATATGGGTTTGATGAACAAACCAGTTGCAAAACCCAATGATCAAAAGAGCTTGCCTGTTAAACCAGACAGTGTCCAGCGCCCAGGAGCATCAAAAGTAGCTCAAAATAAACCAGGTCCACCCCAAATGAAGAACCAACCTCCTAAGTCCTTACCGCCACCTCAGATGTCAAGAATCCCgcaaggaaaaggaaaatctCTGGCGAAGCCTCCGATTGGACCAAGTCGTCCCTTTCCACCGTATAGAGACATTCGCCCAGTTGAGCGTGCCTATAAAA gatcTATGGAaagtgatgaagaagaagattctGAATTAGACGATTTCATCGACGACGGCCCTGACGACACTGAAGATTATTCGAAGCACATACAGGATATTTTTGGTTATAACAGGAATAG GTATCGTATCGAGAGCGACGATGAAGATGAATGCATGGAATCTAGTTTTGCTCAGCAAATGAAAGAAGAGTGCATCAGTACTAAAATCG GTATATTGGAAGACCTGGAACAGGAACGCCTAATacgtgaagaagaagaagcagaaaGGAAGAGCAAAATGGCTTCTGCTAAGAGGGCAAAAATTCGCAAATGA
- the LOC123470429 gene encoding histone-lysine N-methyltransferase Suv4-20-like: protein MVIQSLNSRAAFRSQGSGMTPKELSENDDLATGLVLDPYLGFSTHKMNLRYRPPKANREELKQAVIDFIEHQDYEKAYKQLTSSDYVWNFLANKNKQQQMNVKEHIVRYLGMFHESAGFTIQACFRYSMEGQKGAKLCTTKSDDDRIIGDKLSPLILFFCTARYKNEQISLLVGCIAELSPDEETQLLHPGKNDFSVMYSCRKNCAQLWLGPAAFINHDCRSNCKFVATGRGTACVRILRDIEAGEEITCFYGEDFFGDNNCFCECETCERRGTGAFAKNKKSSPEATAKEERYRLRETHLRLSRVKKQTDKEPIVSLTGRSSRNPPTPVPIEDRDTVPRALDVKELRRKGLTRYDAELLVAQGYAICNESKTNSEENSGNSGSANNHQDAKVVPATTRVRAKRRRRSQTSKEMNGTNMATTPHKNVASHSVEHKKQSTGAVRSLRSRTVRGVESDVVQNTALEGSQPVNNDVKQSGMRLRNKKTLETAAPTETPAVAYPVATTETECVSHESDVYEFTDFENDNGLQRESPPVPEKESTTEERKARSATPPPPSSRELAAHQPALMTSPGGRLKLTLRMKRSPVLDEVIESGSSMGGNHQHQQNMIPVYEVLRVEGLEMDGENEQEQAHKSRVRRNQRRRSPSLIPNSSRTGVLPTTKRLRLIFGNESHTIDLPPTNFSSVE from the exons ATGGTGATTCAGAGTCTAAATAGCCGAGCAGCTTTTCGCTCACAGGGATCAGGTATGACTCCTAAAGAGCTTTCAGAAAATGATGATTTGGCTACTGGGCTTGTTTTGGATCCCTATCTTGGCTTCTCTACCCACAAAATGAATCTTCG TTATAGGCCACCCAAAGCCAACAGAGAAGAATTAAAGCAAGCTGTCATAGATTTCATTGAGCATCAAGATTATGAGAAAGCATATAAACAACTGACATCTAGTGATTATGTTTGGAATTTTCTAGCTAACAAGAacaaacagcagcaaatgaATGTCAAAGAACAT ATTGTTCGTTATTTGGGGATGTTCCATGAATCAGCAGGCTTCACCATTCAAGCCTGCTTTAGGTATTCCATGGAGGGACAAAAAGGAGCCAAACTTTGCACCACCAAAAGTG ATGATGACCGGATAATTGGAGATAAACTTTCACCACTTATTCTATTTTTCTGTACTGCTAGGTACAAAAATGAGCAGATTTCTTTGTTAGTTGGATGCATAGCTGAACTGAGTCCTGATGAAGAAACTCAGTTGTTGCACCCTGGAAAGAATGACTTCTCTGTAATGTATAGTTGCCGTAAAAACTGTGCACAGCTTTGGCTTGGACCAGCAGCATTTATCAATCATGATTGCCGTTCTAATTGCAAG TTTGTTGCCACTGGTCGCGGAACTGCCTGCGTTCGAATTTTAAGAGACATTGAAGCTGGTGAAGAAATAACATGCTTTTATGGTGAAGACTTCTTTGGCGACAACAATTGCTTTTGCGAGTGTGAAACTTGCGAAAGACGTGGCACAGGTGCATttgctaaaaataaaaaaagcagTCCCGAAGCAACCGCAAAGGAAGAGCGATACCGACTCCGTGAAACACATTTGCGACTGAGTCGCGTGAAAAAGCAAACAGACAAGGAGCCGATTGTGTCGCTGACGGGACGCTCTTCTCGAAATCCACCCACCCCGGTGCCAATAGAGGATAGAGATACTGTCCCAAGAGCACTAGACGTCAAAGAGCTAAGACGTAAAGGGCTCACTAG GTATGATGCTGAGTTGCTGGTGGCTCAAGGTTACGCTATATGTAATGAGAGTAAAACTAATAGTGAAGAAAACAGTGGTAATAGTGGTAGTGCAAATAACCACCAGGACGCGAAAGTAGTTCCTGCCACAACTCGTGTACGTGCCAAACGTCGCCGCCGATCACAAACTTCAAAGGAAATGAACGGAACAAATATGGCAACTACCCCACATAAAAATGTTGCCAGTCATAGCGTTGAgcataaaaaacaaagcacTGGAGCAGTAAGAAGCTTACGTTCTCGCACGGTCCGCGGTGTCGAGAGTGACGTGGTCCAAAATACCGCCTTGGAAGGTTCTCAACCTGTCAATAATGATGTAAAACAATCCGGAATGCGtttacgaaacaaaaaaacccttGAAACAGCAGCACCGACGGAAACACCTGCTGTAGCCTACCCCGTTGCCACGACGGAGACCGAGTGCGTCAGTCACGAGAGTGATGTTTACGAGTTCACCGATTTCGAAAACGATAATGGACTTCAACGAGAAAGCCCGCCAGTGCCAGAGAAAGAATCTACCACGGAAGAGAGGAAAGCTCGATCAGCTACTCCTCCTCCGCCATCTTCGCGTGAGCTTGCAGCTCACCAACCAgcgttgatgacgtcaccaggTGGACGTCTTAAGCTGACACTTCGGATGAAACGCAGTCCTGTCCTGGACGAAGTCATTGAATCCGGTAGCAGTATGGGTGGTAACCACCAACATCAACAGAATATGATACCCGTTTACGAGGTCCTTCGAGTTGAAGGACTAGAAATGGATGGGGAAAACGAACAGGAACAAGCCCATAAAAGCCGGGTACGTCGAAACCAAAGACGTAGGTCGCCATCTTTAATCCCCAATTCATCGAGAACGGGAGTGTTACCAACCACCAAACGATTAAGACTGATATTTGGCAATGAATCGCACACTATCGACCTACCTCCCACGAACTTTTCCTCAGTTGAGTGA
- the LOC123470390 gene encoding neuronal acetylcholine receptor subunit alpha-4-like — protein MSLGLLLIRRGLLFAIVLTWGQYPAVEADDYFNVIERLHENLLASYNKQIRPVIDHTKAIKLEAGLTLTNFDFDELESKFSAKGFFYMQWKDPRFMWSPADYEGLKSIHLPSEKVWKPDLEVYNSYGSLSNDRSFASNDVLITSDGSVYFVPISTLDSICIPDATLYPFDSVTCTTSIGSWTHNALEIDMNTRNNATTVDVKDLISRRMSQWKLMSTNVSIEVKVYECCPEPYASLRLSFTIQRSLSASSAVITPTVVIAILTLATFFIPPAVGAKLVVGVLNVVVHCVFLLYLKTILPSGSINTPVIVSFYSGSLVTAMVSILFTILSLRWTRFPKLIPPPTMIQNCLTGRIGIMLGVEHKYSGNRFAQKELIEKNSQQFVSSDSESRDGEIQLEWLSVCLALDRIMVFVYCTFLAVLISSFLC, from the exons ATGTCACTCGGTTTACTTCTAATCCGTCGCGGCTTACTTTTCGCCATCGTTCTAA CGTGGGGGCAGTATCCTGCTGTGGAAGCTGATGACTACTTCAACGTTATTGAAAGGCTTCACGAAAATCTCCTAGCATCTTACAACAAACAAATTCGTCCTGTAATAGATCATACCAAGGCGATCAAACTTGAAGCCGGTCTGACGCTCACCAACTTTGATTTC GATGAATTAGAATCGAAGTTTTCAGCAAAAGGATTCTTTTATATG CAATGGAAAGATCCCCGTTTTATGTGGTCTCCTGCAGATTACGAGGGTTTAAAAAGCATCCATTTGCCTAGCGAAAAAGTATGGAAACCGGATCTTGAG GTTTACAATTCATACGGATCGCTATCAAATGATCGCAGTTTTGCTTCCAATGATGTGTTAATAACTTCCGATGGCAGTGTTTATTTCGTCCCCATAAGCACGTTAGATTCGATCTGCATTCCTGATGCGACTTTGTATCCATTCGATAGCGTAACATGTACGACAAGTATTGGCTCATGGACGCATAACGCACTTGAAATCGACATGAACACAAGAAATAATGCAACCACG GTGGATGTTAAAGATCTAATAAGCCGAAGGATGTCTCAGTGGAAATTGATGTCGACAAATGTATCCATAGAAGTCAAAGTATACGAGTGCTGTCCCGAACCCTATGCAAGTTTGAGGTTAAGCTTTACAATCCAGAGATCGTTGTCGGCGTCTTCGGCTGTTATTACGCCGACTGTCG TAATCGCGATCCTCACCCTGGCAACTTTCTTCATACCTCCCGCGGTTGGTGCTAAGCTTGTCGTTGGAGTATTAAATGTGGTTGTGCACTGCGTTTTCTTGTTATACTTGAAAACGATATTGCCTTCTGGAAGTATCAATACGCCCGTCATTG TCTCCTTTTATAGTGGATCATTGGTTACAGCTATGGTTTCCATTTTATTTACCATTTTGTCTCTACGCTGGACTCGATTTCCAAAATTAATTCCACCGCCGACTATGATTCAGAACTGCTTAACTGGCCGAATCGGCATTATGCTTGGCGTTGAACATAAG TATTCTGGCAACCGTTTTGCACAAAAGGAGCTTATCGAGAAAAATTCTCAGCAGTTTGTTTCAAGTGATTCGGAATCTCGGGATGGCGAGATTCAACTGGAATGGCTCAGCGTTTGTTTAGCGCTGGATCGCATCATGGTATTCGTCTATTGCACTTTTTTGGCTGTCTTGATTTCAAGTTTCCTGTGTTGA